The following proteins are encoded in a genomic region of Nicotiana sylvestris chromosome 4, ASM39365v2, whole genome shotgun sequence:
- the LOC138889509 gene encoding uncharacterized protein produces the protein MPDDEQRRLERFSRLQPPSFSGAQGEDAQGFLDKCQRMLQKSGILESSGVAFTTFQFTGAAFTWWEAYERRRPAGAAPLTWQEFSTLFLEKWIPQSQREELRRQFEWLSQGDMTVSQYEARFSELARYASWIVPTDWERIKRFVDGLNYHFRILMTRERVLGISFEDAVDIARDIETARRQEREEREAKRR, from the coding sequence ATGCcagacgatgagcagcgtcgtctcgagaggttcagtagacttcagcctccttctttcagtggtgctcagggcgaggatgcccagggttttctcgaCAAGTGTCAGCGTATGCTTCAGAAatcagggattcttgagtccagCGGTGTGGCTTTTACTACATTTCAATTTACTGGAgcggccttcacttggtgggaggcgtatgagcggCGTAGGCCGGCAGGTGCAGCCCCTTTGACTTGGCaagagttctccactctcttcttggagaagtggaTACCGCAGTCTCAGAGGGAGGAGctacgtagacagtttgagtggcttagccagggagatatgactgtgtctcaatatgaggcgagattttctgagttggctcgctATGCCTCATGGATAGTTCCGACTGATtgggagaggattaagaggtttgtgGATGGTCTTAATTATCACTTTCGTATTCTAATGACTCGAGAGAGAGTTCTGGGTATTTCTTTCGAGGATGCAGTTGATATTGCTCGTGATATTGAGACAGCTCGCCgtcaggagagagaggagagggaggccaagaggcgtTGA